In Lolium rigidum isolate FL_2022 chromosome 3, APGP_CSIRO_Lrig_0.1, whole genome shotgun sequence, the genomic window aggagcttctcacgtcaagcgttggcccgtggactagagagtccttgtatcttacgcttccgctatgaacttgtgtttgttcgttgatcattagatcaactatttgtgtaatatggatcatgtgattccaagttgtaagacattatggtttgtaatgaatgatgactgtgatacttaactattatgcctcgcaacaacaatttcctgggattgcgatgtatgacataataggcatccggacttaaaaatccgggtgttgacagttctCTCACCTCTTCTTCTCCACCATGGAGATCACTATTTTTAGAATGGCACTAGCCGTATTTGGTTTCAAAAGACTTTTAACACACGGATGCAATATCGTGGCGGCTATCAAGGTCGACgggaaattttacaccgtgatctagtcGATACCAACACAAAGTTGTGTTGTTGTAGGTTCCATAAAAGAGAGGCACTCTTTTATGTCGCGCTAGGGAAAATAAGGCATTAATTATTGTGTGGTCCCTTGTAAGCGTCGTTAGATCTAGGTCCTAGGCTTGAGAATGGTCAGCTACACCCCGCTGACTAGTTAGGCTTTTGTCACTGACTAGTGTGGCCCGCCACTATCTTGGTTTTATATCTTGCGCGCCACTCGGCAATCTGCCTCGGTGAATCTTCAACGGTGCGACGACTGGCGGAGGAGACTATTGAGGCACCTGGTGACAAGGCAGAGGAGTTTTCTACGGAGAAAAGAAGATGCAACATCAGCAAACGAGAAGCAGGTATGTAAGTTATTCATTTTCGTCTAGATGCCATTTGGGGATTTTTTTCCTCCTCCAGATCCAATTTGGTACTTGGATCCCACGAAGATAATTTGATGACtttctcatcaagccaacatagTACCGCGGTTGATCTATGATGCAGACTGGAACATCGTCACTGTGAGATATCACTTTGGCAAAACATGTTTGAGCAATAGATTCCCTCGCACACTTGTCACATTCTAGGGCAGGTACACATGGCGCAAATTCTATGGTTGTGATGAGTGCATTTTACGTTGTATTTTTCGTTATGGTTCGTCATTTTGGGATACAAATATGGTGATTGCGGGCAGTAAAAATACCTTCCATGCATTAACCCACCCACATCGGGGCCgatatgaagagagaaattgcgaACAAGTGCAAAACGATGATGTAACAACCACTATTACGGTCATGGCCGCCCATACATGATGACCAACCATGGTGTCGATGGCTtcgcctcgtcaaatactttctgTTCCGTGCATTCAGATCGAAGATCCGAGACTCGGAGACATAGAAAACCATGAAATATCTCCCATGAAGGGCTGGACGCTTGGGCAtcgatcttcatcatcaccaacaCCTCCACCATCTCTATCCATCTTGTTGTAACCCAAACCCGAGTGAGGATTTGCGCTTGTATTCATTCGGACCCTCGTATCCCATTCACATAATCATGACACCGACTCGGTCTCCAATCCTCCAATATCGCATCCCCGCCCAGCCACCGAAACTCATTGACCGTCCGGCCGTCCCAATCTCGCGCACCCCTACAACATCACCATCCGATGCTTATATTTGTATGAGGATTTTCTACTTGTCTTGCCACGCGTCCAGGCTTTGCCAAATTCCTAGGTCCATGTCTACGTGTGATTTTCTTTTTTGAACAAGGAGTGCCCGAAGGGCCTGGAAGCTTCTCATTAAAACCAAACGGTGGAGGTACAAGTTATTACAACGGACCCCATCAGATCAGAAAAAACATATAGGTCCCCAGTATTTGCAGAAAAGACCTCACTAAGAAATGGAAAAGAGCAATCCGATCCTTCTCTTGCTCCACCGCCGAGCCGGAGGTCAGCGACGCCGCCGTCATGCGTAGAGGCGGGGATGGAGCCACTTGCTTCTATGCAGACGTAGTATGCGGTTGCAGACCTCAAGAGGGGCCTCACAAAGGAGGTTGAGTGTTTGCCGGAGCCCTTCGCCGGCTGTTGGATAGGCCATGGATTGGCCTTGGATGTCGGACGGCTACCACCCGCCGCCGAGGTGATGCTCAAGAAAATAGCTTCCCAACTCCACTGCTGGCTAACGCTCTGGCTCACCCAATCAATTCCTCCATCCTTCACCACCTCGGCGCATGATAGAGGGCTAAAACTGGAGGAAAAGAAGCACCTTGCAGCAGAGGATTCTTCAGCAATGCCAACTATGCAAAGCGGCCCGCCTTCAGACTCGCCATTCCTGCCACGGATAGGAGGAGGCAGGCGGAGAAGATAGGCTTGAAGAAGAACCCAAAGTATCCGCTTATTTAAGAGTACCTCGTCTGGAGGCCAGAGACCACCGCTGAACGCCAGGGTCACCCAGGGGCTGCTTCGcctctcctcgccaccacggccggccagagGTGCCGAAGCTCCTGGATTTTTGGTGCCCCACCGTCCCTCCTCCTCGCCACCTCGGACGGCCAGGAAGAGCAGAGGAGCTCCACACCCAAATGCTAGAAGGTGGCCAGCAACCACTTCTTTATTAAGGGAGACGGTGATTCCCGTCAGCCTCTCCAGCTCCTGCCATCGGAGTAACCAGAGAAGAGAGAGGGATCCTAGAGCAGACGAGATCTGGGCGCCAAGATCTGCTGCTCGCCTCCAACTACAGGGCAAAAAGCCCACTACTGGCACATGGCCTAAACTACTAGCTACCCTAGCTACTCcggcgcccctcctcctccatctccggtCGACAGCGCCGCCGAATCGGAGTCGGTGGCGGCCCGGCAAGGATTGTGTGTCTACCAAAGGGAGAGAGCAAGAGCGGTTGGAGGGGAGGGGAAAAGTGAGCCGGGCTCGGGCATCGGTTACGTGTGATTAATTAGTTCCATATATATGTTCCTGTGGGGAAGGTTAATCCTACCAATATCATGAAACTGACATCTAAAAAAATTTATCTTCTTTTTGAGGTATGTCTGTAGTGGTATTCTTGGATGATGTAGTGTTGTGAGTATTTCGTCCTACCAACCTAGAAATACCAAGGTGTAGGGATTTTCCAACTTTTCAAGAAGCTCATGGTCGAGATATAGAATTTTGTTTTTCACCGCAGCCTATAGCCTGCCATGCTCAAGTATAAAAGTCTTAGTCGTCACACTGTCGAAAAAGTCTTACTCGGCGAGTATTCCTTTGAATTTAAAACGCACAAATATTTGATCAGGAGTCAGAAGGGGaacattgtttttctttttttagggAAAGAAGGGGAAATATTTAGAAACGAGAGAGGGAGTGGTACAGACTAGTAGAAAATACTTATTTAGTACTACTACCAGAAAAGCCCGATACGCACATGAAGAGCGTGCGTGCGCGATAAACAAGTGGCGGGAGAGGAGGCAAAACCGTGGtcgacaagagagagagagagggggccgcggaaaggaaagaaaagaagcaGGTCTCCCACCGAATACGCATCCGTCgccatcacctcaaaattcacgtGTTCTTCGTGCATGCCCGCCGGAACCACCGCGCGCCACACACCACGTACGTCTCCTCTCCTTCATCACTCCCGCGCGCCTAAAATAACTCTCAGGAGACGACGCGGCTTCCTTCCTCCCCCTCACCCCACACCACCCACCTCCCTATAAGAACCACCTCACCTCACCTCAGATCCCATCCCCCACAACCATCCGTCAACACAGCAAGCAACCTCAGCCACACCGcaacttcttcatcatcaccatcaacAGCAACACCAAGAAGCGGATCGAGGAGCAAACAGAGAGAGATGGCCATGGCAGCGTCCGCGGAGAGCAAGAGCCGGAGGTTCGCGCTGGCGTGCGGCGTGCTCAGCCAGTACGTCAAGGCGGAGCAGAAGCTGTCGCAGTCGGCGGCTGCCCCGCGCGCGCCTGTCACCACGACGCTCAGCCTCATGCCCGGCGCGGACGTCgcacaggagcaggagcaggcatCGACGACGGAGCAGGCGCAGGCGCCGCTGACCATCTTCTACGGCGGCCGGATGGTCGTGTTCGAGGACTTCCCGGCCGAGAAGGCGGCCGAGGTGATGCGcatggccgccaccgccggcgccgctCCTGCCCCAGTCTCTGTGGCCCCGGCGCTCGGCGCGGACATGCCCATCATGCGCAAGGCCTCGCTGCAGCGCTTCTTCGAGAAGCGCAAGGACCGCCTCGGCGCGCGCCAGGCGGCGGCGCCCTACGCCCGGCCCGCGGCTGCCGCGGCCAAGGACTCATCGGACAAGTCGTCCTCTGCATCCTCCTCCTCGTGGCTCGGGCTGGCCAG contains:
- the LOC124696057 gene encoding protein TIFY 11b-like — its product is MAMAASAESKSRRFALACGVLSQYVKAEQKLSQSAAAPRAPVTTTLSLMPGADVAQEQEQASTTEQAQAPLTIFYGGRMVVFEDFPAEKAAEVMRMAATAGAAPAPVSVAPALGADMPIMRKASLQRFFEKRKDRLGARQAAAPYARPAAAAAKDSSDKSSSASSSSWLGLASTEDARLAFAL